A genomic region of Nostoc sp. UHCC 0702 contains the following coding sequences:
- a CDS encoding cyclic peptide export ABC transporter encodes MLILRWLIRSSWGMVAIAIVTGFLSGGSSAGLIALISSAATLSNTSSLTSIAWGFLGLVIIALITSIISQVMLIRLSQNAILQLRMGLSQQILASELSHLENLGNSRLLATLTEDVQAVANAVYLIPFLCIDLAIVLGCLVYITWLSWLVLLLLCCLIVLAIGSCQWLLNRGGKLLALAREDQDVLFKHFRTITEGIKELKLNYQRRQFFLTKNLQPTAVKFRRHNVDGLTLFATTTSWGKLLFFFAIGFLLFALPKLIIISPQTLSGYILTFTYLMLPMDNIVNNLPQIIRANIALQKIESLGLSLASRAEVATVPPNLKSSWYSLKLQGVTHVYYTDKEENSFIFGPIDLTLYPQEIVFIVGGNGSGKSTLAKLITGLYIPENGEILWDGELIREQNREWYRQHFSVVFSDFYLFEELVGLENTSLDIQAQKYLKQLQLEHKVKVENGQLSTTALSQGQRKRLALLTAYLEDRPIYLFDEWAADQDPVFKEIFYTQLLSELKEQGKTVLVISHDDRYFHLADRIVKLDYGKVEYDKHCH; translated from the coding sequence GTGCTGATTTTACGTTGGTTGATACGTTCTTCTTGGGGGATGGTGGCGATCGCGATCGTTACGGGATTTCTCAGTGGTGGTAGTAGCGCTGGATTAATCGCTTTGATCAGTAGTGCTGCAACTCTCAGCAATACTTCATCCTTGACATCCATAGCTTGGGGTTTTTTGGGGTTAGTAATCATCGCACTGATTACCAGTATTATTTCGCAAGTGATGCTGATTCGCCTATCTCAGAATGCCATTTTGCAATTACGCATGGGCTTGAGTCAGCAAATACTTGCTTCTGAGTTAAGTCATCTGGAAAATTTGGGAAATTCTCGACTGTTGGCAACTTTAACAGAAGATGTGCAAGCAGTAGCCAATGCAGTGTATCTGATTCCTTTCCTCTGCATTGATTTGGCCATAGTGTTGGGTTGTTTGGTGTATATCACCTGGCTATCTTGGTTGGTACTGCTGCTACTTTGCTGTCTGATAGTGCTAGCAATAGGCAGTTGTCAATGGCTTTTGAACAGAGGTGGAAAACTGCTGGCCCTGGCGCGTGAAGATCAAGATGTCCTGTTTAAGCATTTTCGCACTATCACCGAAGGTATCAAGGAACTCAAGCTTAACTATCAACGCCGTCAATTTTTCTTGACAAAAAATCTCCAACCTACGGCTGTCAAATTCCGGCGTCACAATGTTGATGGTTTGACTTTGTTTGCCACAACTACTAGCTGGGGCAAACTTCTATTTTTTTTCGCCATCGGTTTTTTACTGTTTGCACTGCCTAAATTAATTATCATCAGTCCTCAAACTCTTTCTGGCTACATCTTAACTTTTACCTATTTGATGTTGCCGATGGATAATATTGTCAACAATCTTCCTCAAATCATTAGAGCGAATATTGCTTTACAAAAGATAGAATCCCTTGGTTTATCTTTAGCCAGTCGGGCTGAAGTAGCAACTGTTCCGCCTAATTTAAAATCTTCTTGGTACAGCTTAAAACTTCAGGGTGTAACTCACGTTTATTACACAGATAAAGAAGAAAACAGCTTTATCTTTGGCCCCATCGATTTAACTCTGTATCCTCAAGAAATAGTATTCATTGTTGGCGGTAATGGTAGCGGTAAATCTACTTTAGCTAAACTGATTACTGGACTTTATATTCCTGAAAATGGTGAAATTTTGTGGGATGGAGAGTTAATTAGGGAGCAAAATCGTGAATGGTATCGTCAGCATTTTTCGGTAGTGTTCTCTGATTTTTATTTATTTGAAGAACTTGTAGGTCTAGAAAATACTAGCTTGGATATTCAAGCCCAAAAATATCTCAAGCAACTCCAATTAGAGCATAAAGTCAAAGTTGAAAATGGTCAACTTTCTACTACTGCTCTTTCTCAAGGACAGCGTAAACGGCTAGCTTTGCTGACAGCATATTTAGAAGACCGGCCAATTTATCTGTTTGACGAATGGGCAGCCGACCAAGACCCAGTGTTTAAAGAAATATTCTACACTCAGTTGCTGAGCGAATTGAAAGAGCAGGGCAAAACAGTGCTAGTCATTAGCCACGACGATCGCTATTTTCATCTAGCAGACCGAATAGTCAAATTAGACTATGGCAAAGTGGAGTATGACAAGCACTGCCATTGA
- the hpnJ gene encoding hopanoid biosynthesis associated radical SAM protein HpnJ — MKKTLFLNPPSFDGFDGGAGSRYQAKREITSFWYPTWLAQPAALVPGSKLVDAPPHGQTLEDVLKIAKDYELIVMHTSTPSLANDVKCAEAIKATNSDVQIGFVGAHVAVLPEETLRDHPVIDFVCRNEFDYTCKELAEGKSWSEIKGLSYRDQNFNIQHNEERPLIHDWDAMPSVLPVYGRDLDIRKYFIGYLLHPYISFYTGRGCPAKCTFCLWPQTIGGHLYRHKSPEAVGREMEEAKAIFGDKVREYMFDDDTFTIDKHRAIAISEHMKRLKLTWSCNARANLDYDTLKQLRDNGLRLLLVGFESGNQDILNGIKKGIKLEVAREFMKNCHKLGITVHGTFIIGLPIETKETVEETIRFACELSPHTIQVSIAAPYPGTELYEQAKANGWFSNQALVANSGIQTSTLQYPTLSGAEIEDAVERMYRKFYFRPKAIAPIVKEMLTDRQMLVRRLREGAEFFSYLRERRTQAATHAQ, encoded by the coding sequence GTGAAGAAAACCCTGTTCCTCAATCCGCCATCGTTTGATGGGTTTGATGGTGGTGCCGGTTCGCGATACCAAGCCAAGCGCGAAATTACTTCTTTTTGGTATCCTACTTGGTTGGCGCAACCTGCGGCACTTGTACCAGGTAGCAAACTTGTAGATGCTCCACCACATGGTCAAACGCTGGAAGATGTGCTGAAAATTGCCAAAGACTACGAGCTGATTGTCATGCACACCAGTACACCTTCATTAGCTAATGATGTCAAGTGTGCTGAGGCAATAAAAGCTACAAATTCGGATGTTCAAATAGGTTTTGTGGGAGCGCATGTAGCTGTCTTACCAGAGGAGACACTACGAGATCACCCAGTCATCGACTTTGTATGTCGCAATGAATTTGACTATACCTGTAAGGAACTAGCCGAAGGTAAATCTTGGTCAGAAATTAAGGGTTTGAGCTATCGTGACCAGAACTTTAATATACAGCACAATGAAGAACGCCCATTGATTCATGACTGGGATGCTATGCCCAGTGTCTTACCAGTTTATGGGCGTGACTTAGATATTAGAAAATATTTCATTGGCTACCTGCTACATCCGTACATTTCCTTTTACACTGGGCGTGGTTGTCCGGCAAAATGCACCTTCTGCCTTTGGCCGCAAACAATTGGCGGTCATCTCTACCGCCATAAAAGCCCCGAAGCTGTGGGACGCGAGATGGAAGAAGCCAAAGCCATCTTTGGCGACAAGGTAAGGGAATATATGTTTGATGATGATACCTTTACCATTGATAAGCATCGAGCGATCGCCATTAGTGAGCATATGAAGCGACTCAAGCTGACTTGGAGTTGCAACGCCCGCGCTAACTTAGACTACGATACCCTCAAACAACTGCGTGACAATGGTTTGCGATTGCTGCTAGTCGGTTTTGAGTCTGGCAACCAGGATATTCTCAACGGCATTAAAAAAGGCATCAAGCTAGAGGTGGCGCGGGAATTTATGAAAAACTGCCACAAACTCGGCATTACCGTCCACGGTACCTTTATTATTGGACTGCCAATTGAAACCAAAGAAACTGTAGAAGAGACTATTCGCTTTGCCTGCGAACTCAGTCCCCATACCATTCAAGTTTCCATCGCCGCACCTTATCCCGGCACAGAACTTTATGAACAAGCCAAAGCCAACGGCTGGTTTAGCAACCAAGCTTTAGTGGCTAATTCCGGCATTCAAACCTCCACACTGCAATATCCGACTCTTTCTGGTGCGGAAATTGAAGATGCCGTTGAGCGCATGTACCGTAAATTCTACTTTCGCCCCAAAGCGATCGCGCCAATAGTTAAGGAAATGTTAACTGACCGGCAAATGTTGGTACGTCGCCTGCGCGAAGGTGCTGAGTTCTTCTCCTACCTGAGAGAACGCCGCACTCAAGCTGCTACACACGCGCAATAG
- a CDS encoding EF-hand domain-containing protein, producing MATVELEKKVMTEEEVTKLWEAFKVFDADGSGAISAKELGEVMRSLGQSPSDIGLRDMIKEVDVDLSGSIDFEEFKTLMVSAQGDRQSRLKLAFSVFDEDGSGQITTNELHSVMTLFGLTDTELDDLIKEVDHDGDGSIDLQEFMKLVPPESEITSGYKDSPISFTSSPENNPALVTANDAPISSTSVSPTQETQGDNLEVVQLKELLAQHPQEQKERATSRLQMQIGLFRLIQGAAYRCFRESFSANHETHLRVRKLPYKITDFVQFVQKAIALYKGLDIVEKACYHLLDAIVESIEQEYARLQDRIQNWKSIQKTPEMLAEEKAMELARRKSISVKEKFAAGVEFAITIKKKHFSFRDIAAGVLAINELNRLRRMELNAELTPPPPKSPGDPKDYLKQWNRIILADASEEIDGAMMPVAYWYEDFMPKLLAAFSVNTAADLENNTIPDEAALAQWYEDTKTVGEFDRYGADVAENFSKCTPKQKLAIKQAWRLTHHYLNGVQKRRERQEFGRESGALSQYVAFIDVYLGRSDIKDAQMRLSFPYYIGPAVWRFFHTTAEIVCNKPYKEQKALVAVFQDFFKLFATMYPCPYCRHHLNMYVVQNKEVDMYPVEYLLLGRDPQLNNFEVSMEAKLSTVVDGPALRLFFWKLHNTVSSSIARSEEWYHKDEKAFYTTRYWPSLDSELARSKALKHLSISIERLYRLYGILKPTSRLAGVRATLQKLLQKGDELGIKEACTLAEVYIKELESSVNDGQFLQEAYRFDPEIVDKNPYFSPEEEEFARSGVFVEVI from the coding sequence ATGGCAACTGTAGAATTAGAAAAAAAGGTCATGACTGAAGAAGAAGTGACCAAGCTGTGGGAAGCGTTCAAAGTATTTGATGCGGACGGTAGCGGTGCCATCTCAGCAAAAGAATTGGGGGAAGTGATGCGATCGCTAGGGCAAAGTCCCAGCGACATCGGACTGCGCGACATGATCAAAGAAGTGGATGTTGACTTATCAGGCAGTATTGATTTTGAGGAATTCAAAACCCTGATGGTGTCAGCACAAGGCGATCGCCAAAGCCGTCTGAAGTTGGCATTTAGCGTGTTTGATGAAGATGGTAGCGGTCAGATTACCACAAACGAACTGCACAGTGTTATGACTCTGTTTGGGCTAACGGACACAGAACTCGACGATCTCATTAAAGAGGTCGATCACGATGGCGATGGTTCAATAGACTTGCAAGAGTTTATGAAACTAGTTCCACCAGAGTCAGAAATAACCAGCGGCTATAAAGATTCACCCATTTCTTTTACCAGTTCCCCTGAAAATAATCCAGCGCTGGTTACTGCAAACGACGCACCCATATCATCAACCAGTGTATCTCCCACACAGGAAACACAGGGCGATAATCTAGAAGTGGTACAACTCAAAGAACTGCTCGCGCAACACCCACAAGAGCAAAAAGAACGTGCCACCTCCCGACTGCAAATGCAGATTGGTTTGTTTCGCCTGATCCAAGGAGCTGCCTACCGTTGCTTCCGCGAGAGTTTCTCTGCCAATCACGAAACCCACCTGCGCGTGAGGAAACTGCCCTACAAAATTACAGACTTTGTGCAGTTTGTCCAAAAAGCGATCGCATTATACAAAGGTTTAGATATCGTAGAAAAAGCTTGCTACCACCTGTTAGATGCGATCGTTGAATCAATCGAACAAGAGTATGCCAGACTCCAAGACCGTATCCAGAACTGGAAGAGCATCCAAAAAACACCTGAAATGTTAGCTGAAGAAAAAGCAATGGAGTTAGCACGCCGTAAATCCATCTCTGTCAAGGAGAAGTTTGCAGCGGGTGTAGAGTTCGCCATTACTATCAAGAAAAAACATTTCAGCTTTCGTGACATTGCAGCAGGCGTGCTAGCAATCAACGAACTCAACCGTCTCAGGCGGATGGAACTGAATGCAGAACTTACTCCCCCTCCCCCAAAATCACCAGGCGATCCCAAAGATTACCTCAAGCAGTGGAACCGCATTATTCTTGCCGATGCTTCAGAAGAAATAGACGGTGCAATGATGCCAGTAGCCTATTGGTATGAAGATTTCATGCCGAAGTTGCTAGCTGCTTTCAGTGTCAACACTGCCGCTGACTTGGAAAACAACACCATACCTGACGAAGCAGCTTTGGCTCAGTGGTATGAAGATACTAAAACAGTGGGAGAATTTGACCGCTATGGGGCAGATGTGGCAGAGAACTTTTCTAAATGCACTCCCAAACAAAAATTGGCAATTAAGCAGGCATGGCGTTTGACGCATCATTATCTCAATGGCGTGCAAAAACGGCGTGAACGCCAAGAGTTTGGGCGCGAGTCAGGGGCACTTTCGCAATACGTGGCATTCATTGATGTGTATTTGGGACGCAGTGATATTAAAGATGCCCAGATGCGCCTGAGCTTTCCTTATTACATTGGGCCCGCTGTGTGGCGTTTCTTCCACACCACGGCTGAAATCGTATGTAATAAGCCATACAAAGAGCAAAAAGCGCTCGTGGCAGTTTTCCAAGACTTCTTTAAACTATTTGCCACGATGTACCCCTGCCCTTACTGCCGTCACCACCTGAATATGTATGTGGTGCAGAACAAAGAGGTCGATATGTACCCAGTAGAGTATCTTTTGCTGGGACGCGACCCGCAACTGAACAATTTTGAGGTATCGATGGAGGCCAAGCTGTCTACAGTTGTAGATGGCCCCGCCTTACGCTTATTTTTCTGGAAACTACATAACACCGTTTCCTCATCCATTGCCCGCTCCGAGGAATGGTATCACAAAGATGAGAAAGCTTTTTACACTACCCGCTATTGGCCCAGTCTGGACTCCGAACTCGCACGAAGCAAAGCGCTCAAACACCTCAGCATCTCCATCGAGCGATTATACCGCCTCTATGGAATTCTTAAACCGACATCGCGGTTGGCAGGAGTCAGAGCAACTCTGCAAAAGCTCTTGCAGAAAGGCGATGAGTTAGGTATCAAAGAGGCGTGTACCCTAGCCGAAGTTTATATCAAAGAGTTGGAATCATCTGTGAACGACGGGCAATTTCTTCAGGAAGCCTACCGCTTTGACCCTGAAATTGTAGATAAAAACCCCTACTTTTCTCCTGAAGAGGAAGAGTTTGCTCGCAGTGGCGTATTTGTAGAAGTCATATAA
- a CDS encoding sigma-70 family RNA polymerase sigma factor, translated as MVEFDEQLRRLVTQACGHPPGSPQRQKLLTQIIRLTSSKLWKESTAYYQDALQQTWLYFCRNVCEGLTGQTYDPAYGSVITWLNAYLKRRLQDFYLNQYKEQATTVPIKTRQFGSGGNSEVIDPVDNLPAAPQAPPILENLEIWVKTDLDGELRSTHIKGHPKVNCQVLILKRLPPEVSWKELSEEFGLPIPTLSSFYQRQCLPRLRKFAESEGLL; from the coding sequence ATGGTTGAATTCGATGAACAGCTACGCCGCTTAGTTACCCAAGCCTGTGGACATCCACCTGGAAGCCCTCAGCGTCAGAAGCTGCTCACGCAAATAATACGCTTGACTTCCAGTAAACTTTGGAAGGAAAGTACTGCTTACTATCAAGATGCACTGCAACAAACTTGGTTATATTTCTGCCGCAACGTTTGTGAGGGATTGACAGGTCAAACCTATGATCCTGCTTATGGCAGTGTGATCACTTGGTTAAATGCTTACCTCAAACGCAGATTACAAGACTTTTACCTGAACCAGTACAAAGAACAAGCTACAACAGTTCCTATTAAGACTCGTCAGTTTGGATCGGGCGGAAACAGTGAAGTCATCGACCCTGTAGACAACTTACCAGCTGCTCCCCAAGCTCCTCCTATTCTGGAAAACTTGGAGATATGGGTAAAGACAGACTTAGATGGAGAACTACGTAGTACTCACATTAAAGGGCATCCGAAAGTGAATTGTCAGGTATTAATTCTCAAACGCCTACCCCCGGAAGTTAGCTGGAAAGAACTGTCTGAAGAATTTGGGCTACCAATTCCCACATTAAGCAGTTTTTATCAGCGTCAGTGCCTACCGCGCTTACGTAAATTTGCTGAATCTGAGGGTTTGCTATGA
- a CDS encoding phytoene/squalene synthase family protein, with protein sequence MDLRSDALQILKATSRTFYIPISILPPGLQEAVASAYLCMRAIDEIEDHPELDNPTKAKLLRMISFTLQAGVDGFAVDAFSAGFSGYENSLEEVTIRVREWSILAPETIAPRIWDATAAMADRMAFWAEKNWKIDTESDLDRYTFGVAGAVGLLLSDLWSWYDGTETNRTQAIGFGRGLQAVNILRNHIEDLERGVDFFPEGWSAANLHEYAHRNLVLADAYTKSLPAGPALDFCQIPLTLAHGTLDALANGREKLSRNEVIALIQQFISVNVKAS encoded by the coding sequence ATGGATTTACGTAGCGATGCATTGCAAATCCTCAAAGCAACAAGCCGAACTTTTTATATTCCAATTAGTATATTGCCGCCAGGATTGCAAGAAGCAGTAGCATCAGCATACCTGTGTATGCGTGCTATTGATGAAATTGAAGATCATCCAGAACTGGATAATCCGACAAAAGCAAAACTGTTACGAATGATTAGCTTTACATTACAGGCAGGTGTTGATGGTTTTGCAGTTGATGCTTTCTCGGCAGGCTTTAGCGGATACGAGAATTCTTTAGAAGAAGTCACCATCAGGGTGAGAGAATGGTCGATACTAGCACCTGAAACGATCGCACCTCGGATTTGGGATGCTACCGCAGCCATGGCAGACCGCATGGCTTTCTGGGCAGAAAAAAACTGGAAAATTGATACAGAGTCAGATTTAGATCGTTATACCTTTGGAGTTGCAGGTGCAGTTGGTTTGTTACTCTCGGATTTGTGGAGTTGGTACGACGGAACCGAGACGAACCGTACTCAAGCAATTGGGTTTGGCCGTGGTCTACAAGCCGTTAACATCCTACGTAACCACATTGAAGATTTGGAACGTGGGGTAGACTTCTTTCCTGAAGGATGGAGTGCAGCAAATCTACATGAGTATGCACATCGCAACTTAGTACTAGCAGATGCTTATACTAAATCGCTTCCTGCTGGCCCTGCTTTAGACTTTTGCCAAATTCCCTTAACCTTGGCTCATGGCACTCTTGACGCTCTAGCTAATGGTAGAGAAAAACTTAGCCGCAATGAAGTGATTGCACTGATTCAACAGTTTATCAGTGTCAACGTCAAAGCTAGCTAA
- a CDS encoding DUF2330 domain-containing protein, whose translation MNRLKLIIPLLVALVAVLCFAPTAWAFCGFYVAKADAKLYNKASQVVIARDSDRTVLTMANDFQGEVKDFAMVVPVPTVLQKQQVRIAQPKIIERLDAFSAPRLVEYFDSDPCADNDWLNRPVPAPSREALNSTAPSARGDASLGVTVEARFNVGEYDIVILSAKESGGLETWLNRNGYKIPRGAKELLKPYIRSSMKFFVAKVNLDKFEESGYQFLRPLQIFYQSPKFMLPIRLGMINATKEQDLIVYILSPQGQAEITNYRTVKIPSNANIPLFVKDEFSDFYKSMFQTSYVKEDRKVAFLEYAWDMSSCDPCSAEPLTQEELKQAGVFWLDDNSTTDAPVPPGFRRRFGTSNVFITRLHIRYTRDKFPEDPIFQQTSNRESFQGRYILQHPFTGELNCQLGREYKRSLPKRFELEAQTLARLTNWNIQNIRQKMQLSVGNLTNSWWENFFSWLGF comes from the coding sequence ATGAACCGTTTGAAATTGATAATTCCATTACTAGTGGCATTGGTAGCTGTGCTGTGCTTTGCGCCGACAGCTTGGGCATTCTGTGGATTTTATGTAGCCAAAGCTGATGCTAAATTGTACAACAAAGCTTCTCAGGTGGTGATTGCGCGAGATAGCGATCGCACCGTCTTAACAATGGCAAACGATTTTCAAGGAGAAGTGAAAGATTTTGCAATGGTAGTCCCTGTACCGACGGTGCTGCAAAAACAGCAAGTCCGCATTGCCCAACCTAAGATTATCGAACGTTTGGATGCTTTTAGTGCGCCACGATTGGTCGAATATTTTGACTCTGACCCTTGTGCCGATAACGATTGGCTAAACCGACCAGTACCTGCACCTAGTAGAGAAGCACTAAACAGTACAGCACCCAGTGCGAGGGGTGATGCTAGCTTGGGTGTGACGGTTGAGGCCCGTTTTAATGTTGGCGAATACGATATTGTAATTCTGAGTGCTAAAGAATCTGGTGGGCTGGAAACTTGGCTCAACCGCAATGGCTACAAAATCCCTAGAGGGGCGAAAGAGTTACTTAAGCCCTACATCCGCTCCTCAATGAAATTCTTTGTTGCTAAAGTCAACCTAGATAAATTCGAGGAATCTGGCTATCAATTTCTCCGCCCACTGCAAATTTTCTATCAGTCACCCAAGTTCATGCTGCCAATTCGTTTAGGCATGATTAACGCTACAAAAGAGCAGGATTTGATTGTATATATCCTATCACCTCAAGGTCAAGCAGAAATCACTAACTACCGGACTGTGAAAATCCCATCAAACGCTAACATTCCCCTGTTTGTTAAAGATGAATTTAGCGACTTTTACAAATCTATGTTTCAAACTTCTTACGTCAAAGAAGATAGGAAAGTCGCTTTTTTGGAATATGCATGGGACATGAGTAGTTGCGATCCCTGTTCTGCCGAACCCTTGACCCAAGAGGAACTCAAGCAAGCAGGCGTGTTTTGGCTGGATGATAATTCTACCACTGATGCGCCAGTACCTCCCGGCTTTCGTCGTCGGTTTGGGACTAGTAATGTCTTCATTACACGATTGCATATCCGCTACACCCGTGACAAATTCCCCGAAGACCCAATATTTCAACAAACCTCCAACCGCGAGTCTTTCCAAGGACGTTATATTTTGCAACATCCTTTTACAGGTGAACTTAACTGTCAGTTAGGCAGAGAATACAAGCGGTCTTTGCCCAAACGTTTTGAACTTGAAGCGCAAACTCTTGCTAGGCTAACCAACTGGAATATCCAGAACATTCGCCAAAAAATGCAGTTGAGTGTGGGTAATTTGACCAACTCCTGGTGGGAAAATTTCTTCTCCTGGCTGGGATTCTAA